CCCAACCCGTCAACAGCCGTTTCACGAGCTTGCCAATCTAATCCTTGTACTCTTCGCGTGCCGGAAAAGACGAGTTTAATTTTCAAGACGAGTTCAGCCTATGAGAGCCGACTAAATTAAAGTGCAGACAGCTTACTTTATCATTGTTTGTTTACCTAACGAACTATGTTCGATTCGATCTGGATGACCCACTGTCATTGTCacaagtctgtatatatatatatatatatatatatatNNNNNNNNNNNNNNNNNNNNNNNNNNNNNNNNNNNNNNNNNNNNNNNNNNNNNNNNNNNNNNNNNNNNNNNNNNNNNNNNNNNNNNNNNNNNNNNNNNNNNNNNNNNNNNNNNNNNNNNNNNNNNNNNNNNNNNNNNNNNNNNNNNNNNNNNNNNNNNNNNNNNNNNNNNNNNNNNNNNNNNATATATCGGAAACCCAGTTGGTATATGTCAGACAGTTAGCAATTACAATTTCGATTCCCCCACTAGTACATAGGAGCGAGCATTtccaggaagaagaagaagaagaagaagaagaagaacaagaagaagaagaagaagaagaagaagaagaagatggtcatgatgatgttgatgatgatgatgatgaatagtaaGGCTAGAGTTTGTACACAACTCACCATAGAAATCATCGACTTCTTTCTGTAACTTCTTTTGTACATCTGGATTAGCGGCTATGAAGTATAATGTCCATGTAATTCCTGCTGCCGTTGTATCATGGCCCTGGAAggacaatataaatatttcattttattggatACTTGACAGGTTTAGAATATCGGAGATATAGTAAAATGAGTTTACGCACTGAAATGATGCTTTTTGCTGCACATGATCTGCGTCGCACATTTTAAAAAAAGACGGTTTAAGGTTTTAGAAAATTCATGTTTATGTTATGCGTCGAGAcaatgtattattcttttattcttttacttgtttcagccatgcagctgagTTCATAGTGGGGCACCACCgtgttatttatgattttaattcTAAAGATAGTTaatgattacaaaatatatataatattaatatctcATCTCAGATGAGTGGCCATTTAATGAAtgttaatgttttaaataaattcacCTCGAACATAAATGTGTCCACCTCTTCTCTCAACATCGTTTTGTCTATTTCCCCTTCATGCAATTTGTCAAGGAGAGTATCTAAGaaactcatttttttctttccgtacgtcccatcatcttcattgtcggagtttttcttcaagttttctaGATAGAGTTCCTTGCGTTCTTTAATCatctacaataaaaataaacttcataAGTGGTAAACGACAaagagatatgaaaaataaaaccaaaaacagGTGGAGACGCAGTCGTTTAGTTAAGGTATTCATNNNNNNNNNNNNNNNNNNNNNNNNNNNNNNNNNNNNNNNNNNNNNNNNNNNNNNNNNNNNNNNNNNNNNNNNNNNNNNNNNNNNNNNNNNNNNNNNNNNNNNNNNNNNNNNNNNNNNNNNNNNNNNNNNNNNNNNNNNNNNNNNNNNNNNNNNNNNNNNNNNNNNNNNNNNNNNNNNNNNNNNNNNNNNNNNNNNNNNNNNNNNNNNNNNNNNNNNNNCTGGATTCAATCCCTCTGTAAGGCTGCCTGATTTGTGTTTTAGCCTTTTATCGTTCCTTAAATAATGTGTAACACTTAATAAATGCAAATTGTGTTCAATCGCATCCCatttagccacacacacacatacacacacaaatacagacatacacatacacacacacatatatatatgtatgtatatatatatgaatacgtgtatttatatatacgcatgtaggtatgtaactagacagatagataaatagctagatagatagatagatagatagatagatagatagatagattaagccacgcagggccgaacacagaggagAAATACAATgtagaaattttcttttcaaaaccgATTATGAGGGATCGAAAACGTTTTATGATATGTACA
The DNA window shown above is from Octopus bimaculoides isolate UCB-OBI-ISO-001 unplaced genomic scaffold, ASM119413v2 Scaffold_255331, whole genome shotgun sequence and carries:
- the LOC106883009 gene encoding cytochrome P450 4C1, with translation MIKERKELYLENLKKNSDNEDDGTYGKKKMSFLDTLLDKLHEGEIDKTMLREEVDTFMFEGHDTTAAGITWTLYFIAANPDVQKKLQKEVDDFYDENEEPTLTNLKKLVYLECVIKEVQRLYPSVPNIGRVAAEDFKI